A genomic stretch from Chitinophaga agri includes:
- a CDS encoding BamA/TamA family outer membrane protein encodes MISILPKARHLLPLLFLPLLSQAQMTDDSLARRVILIGDAGELHKDGHNPVIDAVKQRINLQDARNTVLFLGDNVYPLGLPDAGSARYDEARKILDYQVDLVRNTATQAIFIPGNHDWKRSQPDGWQTVINQQLYVDSLQLPNVNFLPKDGCPGPEEVHLDNNTTLIIMDTEWWLFPYQKPGSESSCDTKTREEVLTEISDIVSRNRNKLIIFAAHHPFRSYSIHGGYYTIKQHIFPFTDLKKGLYIPLPIIGSIYPITRGVFGTPEDIPNPTYQSMIRGVEAAIKPHGPAIFVSGHDHTLQLIKDDENFYVVSGAGAKETRVKKGAKSLYASNENGYTVLEISKSGRVEAKYYTVDKTDGPAYAQQLFSIQDVRSSAIANASPSASQLPATVTMPADSQYTGKSGFHYWLMGRNYREVWATPLPFHVLDLNKEKGGLKILKRGGGMQTLSLRLEDKNGTEWVLRSLKKYPAKAVPEALRETVAKDVVQDQISAANPYAPLAVVPLADAAGVHHTNPTFVYLPKDTVLGVYANTYGDDVYLFEEREPDVKGKTLNTPKLLEQILGDNDNTVNQQAVLNARLLDWLIADWDRHDDQWRWGAEKGKKAKRQVYFPIPRDRDQAFFVNEGTLPRIAARKWALPNIQGFRPKIRYIEGQNPTAQPFDRSFMNELSEQEWKDISHAFVQRITDSVIRTAANQFPEPVKAQVGERVYTTLKARRDILEDEALKFYRFISKKVEITGSKKNELFSIERQPEGKIDVTVTKISKKGELEQVIYHRLFDPKDTRELRIFGLGGEDRFIVKGDNGSPIKIRIIGGKDADAYIDSTGSHAGKRILIYDLANKKDTFDMHGNDRLRLSSNPDVIRYERTFFRNQYNKLMPLATAAFNQDDGLSLGLGFQYTTQGFRKKPFATRHTVLAGHSLGTNAWQFRYFGEFTDAIGNSDLTLAANVKAPNNTVNFFGFGNESDFDKSLGIRYYRTRFSLYNVEPLLNTKLSDHLQLYYGPSFTYYTLDKDETVGRITSDFPKNGLDSLAVFQSKTYAGLRVGLKIDTRDNSMIPTRGINWNTSVYGSQGLNAQKRNYVQVQTDLSLYTNFHVPTSVVLVTRFGANKIWGDYEYFQAATLGGVQNLRGFRNSRFSGNASVYNNVELRIKLFDFRSYLFPASVGLLAFNDVGRVWYQNQKSGIWHDGYGGGFYFTPANLVVLSAVVGRSEEGVLPYITFGFRF; translated from the coding sequence ATGATTAGCATTTTACCAAAAGCAAGACACCTTTTACCCCTTCTATTCCTCCCATTGCTCTCACAGGCTCAGATGACAGATGATAGTCTCGCCCGCAGAGTTATCCTCATTGGCGACGCCGGGGAACTGCACAAAGACGGTCACAACCCTGTCATTGACGCGGTGAAACAACGCATCAACCTCCAGGATGCCAGAAACACAGTATTGTTCCTGGGAGATAATGTATACCCGCTCGGCTTACCTGATGCCGGTTCTGCGAGATATGATGAGGCCAGAAAGATACTCGACTACCAGGTGGACCTGGTAAGAAATACAGCTACACAAGCCATCTTCATTCCGGGTAACCACGACTGGAAACGCTCGCAGCCTGATGGATGGCAAACCGTTATCAACCAGCAGCTGTATGTCGATTCATTACAACTGCCCAATGTAAACTTCCTGCCCAAAGACGGTTGTCCGGGACCGGAAGAAGTACATCTTGATAATAATACCACCCTCATCATCATGGATACTGAATGGTGGTTATTCCCTTATCAGAAGCCTGGTTCCGAATCTTCCTGCGATACTAAAACAAGGGAAGAGGTCCTGACCGAGATCAGTGACATTGTGAGCCGTAACAGAAATAAACTGATCATATTTGCAGCGCACCACCCTTTCAGAAGCTATAGTATACATGGTGGCTACTATACGATCAAACAACATATATTCCCCTTCACCGATCTCAAGAAAGGCCTGTATATACCACTGCCCATCATAGGTTCTATCTATCCTATTACGCGTGGCGTATTCGGTACTCCGGAAGATATCCCCAACCCGACCTATCAGTCTATGATACGCGGTGTGGAAGCGGCAATCAAACCACACGGCCCGGCTATCTTCGTATCGGGCCATGATCATACTTTACAGCTTATCAAAGATGATGAGAACTTTTATGTAGTAAGTGGCGCTGGTGCCAAAGAGACCCGTGTAAAGAAAGGCGCGAAATCATTATACGCCAGTAACGAAAATGGTTATACCGTACTGGAAATATCTAAAAGCGGTCGTGTAGAAGCGAAATACTATACTGTTGACAAAACAGACGGTCCTGCCTATGCGCAACAGCTGTTCAGCATACAGGACGTTCGTTCAAGCGCCATCGCCAATGCCAGTCCTTCTGCCAGCCAGTTACCTGCTACGGTCACTATGCCGGCAGATTCCCAGTATACCGGTAAGTCAGGTTTTCATTACTGGCTGATGGGCAGGAACTACCGTGAAGTGTGGGCGACTCCCCTCCCCTTCCATGTACTGGACCTGAACAAAGAAAAAGGTGGCTTAAAGATCCTAAAACGTGGTGGTGGTATGCAAACGCTGTCCCTGCGACTGGAAGATAAGAACGGTACCGAATGGGTACTCCGTTCTCTGAAGAAATATCCTGCGAAAGCAGTACCGGAAGCACTACGCGAAACCGTGGCTAAAGACGTCGTACAGGATCAGATCTCTGCAGCCAATCCTTATGCGCCACTCGCTGTCGTGCCACTGGCGGATGCTGCCGGTGTTCATCATACAAATCCCACCTTTGTATATCTGCCTAAAGACACCGTACTGGGCGTGTATGCGAACACTTATGGTGATGATGTGTATCTATTCGAAGAAAGAGAACCTGACGTAAAAGGTAAAACACTGAATACGCCGAAACTACTGGAGCAGATACTGGGAGATAATGATAATACCGTCAATCAGCAGGCTGTACTGAATGCCCGTTTACTAGACTGGCTGATAGCCGACTGGGACCGTCACGATGACCAGTGGAGATGGGGTGCAGAAAAAGGTAAGAAGGCAAAAAGACAAGTCTATTTTCCAATCCCGCGTGATCGTGACCAGGCATTTTTTGTCAATGAAGGCACCCTGCCACGTATTGCTGCCAGGAAATGGGCATTGCCTAATATCCAGGGCTTCCGTCCGAAGATCAGGTATATTGAAGGACAGAACCCTACTGCTCAGCCATTTGACCGTTCTTTCATGAACGAACTGAGCGAACAGGAATGGAAAGATATCTCGCATGCTTTTGTACAACGTATCACAGACTCTGTGATCAGAACAGCGGCTAACCAGTTTCCTGAGCCGGTCAAAGCACAGGTAGGCGAACGTGTGTATACAACATTGAAGGCACGTCGTGATATCCTGGAAGATGAAGCATTGAAATTCTACCGTTTTATTTCCAAAAAAGTGGAGATCACGGGTAGTAAAAAGAATGAACTGTTCTCTATTGAGCGTCAGCCGGAAGGGAAAATAGATGTCACCGTTACCAAGATCAGTAAAAAAGGTGAACTGGAACAGGTGATCTATCACCGTCTCTTCGACCCGAAAGATACCCGTGAGTTAAGAATATTCGGCCTCGGAGGAGAAGACAGGTTCATTGTAAAAGGTGATAATGGTTCTCCTATCAAGATCCGTATCATCGGTGGTAAAGATGCAGATGCCTATATAGACAGCACTGGCAGTCATGCGGGTAAACGCATCCTGATCTATGACCTGGCCAATAAGAAGGATACTTTCGATATGCATGGTAATGACAGACTCAGACTGTCATCCAACCCGGACGTTATCCGTTACGAACGTACTTTCTTCCGAAACCAGTATAACAAACTGATGCCACTGGCAACCGCTGCCTTCAACCAGGATGACGGTCTGTCCCTTGGTCTTGGTTTCCAGTATACTACACAGGGCTTCCGTAAGAAACCATTCGCCACAAGGCACACCGTACTGGCAGGTCATTCTCTTGGTACCAATGCATGGCAGTTCCGTTATTTCGGAGAGTTCACAGATGCTATCGGTAATTCCGACCTGACGCTCGCCGCCAATGTAAAGGCGCCTAACAATACAGTGAACTTCTTCGGTTTCGGTAATGAGTCCGACTTTGATAAGTCGCTCGGTATCCGGTATTACCGTACCCGTTTCAGCCTGTATAATGTAGAGCCGCTGCTGAATACAAAACTCTCTGATCATCTGCAGCTGTACTACGGTCCATCATTTACTTACTACACGTTGGATAAAGATGAGACGGTAGGTCGCATCACCTCCGACTTTCCGAAAAACGGGCTGGACTCCCTCGCCGTATTCCAGTCTAAAACCTATGCAGGTTTACGTGTGGGATTAAAGATCGATACCCGTGATAATAGCATGATCCCAACAAGAGGTATCAACTGGAATACGTCTGTATATGGTAGTCAGGGACTGAATGCACAAAAACGTAACTATGTGCAGGTGCAAACCGATCTGAGCCTTTACACAAACTTCCATGTACCTACCAGTGTGGTGTTAGTCACCCGTTTCGGTGCCAATAAGATCTGGGGCGATTATGAATATTTCCAGGCTGCGACCCTGGGCGGTGTACAGAACCTGCGTGGTTTCCGTAATTCACGCTTTAGTGGTAATGCTTCTGTGTATAATAATGTGGAACTGCGTATCAAGCTGTTTGATTTTCGCTCATATCTGTTCCCAGCCAGTGTAGGACTGCTTGCATTTAATGATGTGGGTAGAGTATGGTACCAGAATCAAAAGTCTGGCATCTGGCATGATGGTTATGGTGGAGGTTTCTACTTTACGCCGGCTAATCTGGTGGTATTGTCAGCTGTGGTGGGCCGCTCTGAAGAAGGGGTATTACCTTATATTACTTTCGGGTTCCGGTTCTGA
- a CDS encoding SdiA-regulated domain-containing protein, giving the protein MQVRYIAFFFLFLSCNVFNQEDKQYSSPKGYNLAEPTRYRVRQSMQEISGIVLAPDEHHIMAINDEEGKIYSIDLDTEKPYPTSKFDKSGDYEDLATSGNDWFVLKSNGHLYHVNGMFTDTADATHYKLSVPGKREFESLYFDARDSSLVLICKACEEDKHEGFTSAFRFRLSTMEYDTTPAFRINVGEIARLTGGDVGRFKPSAAAVHPIEHRLYIVSAVNRLLVITDLDGKVQEAYNLRHRKFAQPEGISFTAHGDMYISNEAVDESQANILKFKYNSSR; this is encoded by the coding sequence ATGCAAGTAAGATATATTGCGTTCTTTTTTCTGTTTTTATCCTGTAATGTGTTCAATCAGGAGGATAAACAATATAGCTCTCCAAAGGGTTATAATCTGGCGGAGCCTACCCGTTACCGTGTAAGGCAATCAATGCAGGAGATTTCCGGAATTGTTCTCGCTCCCGATGAGCATCATATTATGGCCATCAATGACGAGGAGGGCAAGATCTATTCGATCGATCTGGATACTGAAAAGCCTTACCCTACTTCCAAATTTGACAAAAGCGGCGACTACGAAGATCTCGCTACTTCTGGTAATGACTGGTTCGTACTCAAAAGTAACGGGCACCTCTATCATGTGAACGGTATGTTCACCGATACAGCCGACGCCACTCACTACAAACTATCTGTTCCCGGTAAAAGGGAATTTGAAAGCCTCTATTTTGACGCAAGAGACAGCAGCCTGGTGCTCATTTGCAAAGCCTGTGAAGAAGACAAACATGAAGGTTTTACTTCTGCCTTCCGGTTCCGGCTGAGTACTATGGAGTATGATACCACTCCGGCATTCCGTATCAACGTAGGAGAAATTGCCAGACTTACCGGCGGCGATGTAGGCCGTTTCAAGCCATCAGCAGCAGCCGTCCATCCCATTGAACATCGCCTGTATATTGTATCGGCAGTAAACCGCTTACTGGTTATTACTGATCTCGATGGCAAAGTACAGGAGGCTTATAATCTACGACATCGCAAATTCGCGCAGCCTGAAGGCATCTCCTTCACTGCTCACGGCGACATGTACATATCTAACGAGGCGGTAGACGAATCACAGGCCAATATTCTGAAATTTAAGTACAACTCATCACGATGA
- a CDS encoding Pycsar system effector family protein: MHTGLIIEAAETYVAKQYQDRPHPNLVYHNLEHTKLVVAAAQQIAAHYRLADNDLLIVCVACWFHDLGYLMGETKMHEEKGAEMARVFLNVQQIPEDIQQQVAGCIMATKMPQNPKNLLEEIVCDADLFHLGTKDFRDRSRLMRQEFELTSGREISGAEWNAGSLRLQETHHFFTAYCKALLQQQKEDNIVKLKSKLEKQEEKAVKKGKATVQKELSAAEDALAAATPAAIAAPVEEEKKKDKKKDKDKEKEAKVKDAKPGRGVETMFRTTSTNHIRLSSMADSKAHIMISVNSIIISVILGVLVRRLEDYPNLILPAFIFLLTGVLTIIFSVLATRPNINVGKFTKADIDSKKTNLLFFGNFHEMSLEEYTWGMTEMMKDNDYVYGSMIQDIYHLGVVLGKKYKQLRIAYNIFMFGLIISVAAFVIAALFFPVKN; the protein is encoded by the coding sequence ATGCACACAGGATTAATCATAGAAGCAGCAGAAACATATGTTGCGAAGCAATACCAGGATCGTCCTCACCCTAACCTGGTCTATCATAATTTAGAACATACAAAGCTGGTAGTTGCAGCAGCACAGCAGATTGCAGCACATTACCGCCTTGCAGATAACGACCTGCTAATCGTATGTGTAGCGTGCTGGTTTCACGACCTTGGCTACCTGATGGGGGAAACGAAAATGCATGAAGAAAAGGGTGCAGAGATGGCAAGAGTGTTCTTAAATGTACAACAGATTCCAGAGGATATACAACAACAGGTAGCTGGTTGTATCATGGCCACCAAAATGCCGCAGAATCCTAAAAACCTATTGGAAGAGATCGTTTGTGACGCTGACCTCTTTCATCTGGGAACGAAGGACTTCAGGGACAGGTCCAGGTTGATGCGACAGGAATTTGAACTCACATCAGGCAGAGAGATCTCTGGTGCTGAATGGAATGCGGGATCGCTCCGGCTGCAGGAGACCCACCACTTCTTTACTGCTTATTGTAAGGCACTGCTGCAACAGCAGAAAGAAGATAACATCGTTAAGCTGAAGAGTAAACTTGAGAAACAGGAGGAAAAGGCAGTGAAGAAAGGAAAGGCTACTGTTCAAAAGGAGCTTTCAGCTGCTGAAGATGCATTGGCTGCTGCCACCCCGGCAGCTATCGCTGCTCCGGTTGAGGAAGAAAAGAAAAAGGATAAGAAGAAGGATAAAGATAAAGAGAAGGAAGCGAAAGTGAAGGATGCCAAACCCGGAAGAGGTGTGGAGACCATGTTCCGTACTACCTCCACTAATCATATACGTCTCAGCTCCATGGCCGATAGTAAGGCGCATATCATGATTTCGGTAAACTCTATCATTATATCTGTTATCCTGGGTGTATTGGTAAGAAGACTTGAAGATTACCCAAACCTCATCCTCCCTGCCTTTATCTTTTTACTGACTGGTGTACTGACTATCATCTTCTCTGTACTGGCCACCCGTCCAAATATCAATGTGGGTAAATTCACTAAAGCAGATATTGATAGCAAAAAGACGAACCTGCTGTTCTTCGGCAACTTCCATGAAATGTCACTGGAAGAATATACCTGGGGTATGACCGAAATGATGAAGGACAATGACTACGTATATGGTAGCATGATACAGGATATCTATCATCTGGGCGTGGTACTGGGCAAAAAATATAAACAGCTGCGTATAGCCTATAACATCTTTATGTTTGGACTGATCATATCCGTGGCCGCATTTGTAATAGCAGCATTATTTTTCCCGGTGAAGAACTAA
- the ppk1 gene encoding polyphosphate kinase 1, giving the protein MNVPLYDRDLSWLSFNYRVLSMARNEDVPLYERIKFLSIFSSNLDEFVRVRMPAILAVNKVLDNNPAAAGEEIISQDTLPAIQAEINSQLKEFGQILTKQLLPALRSHNIHLYYNEPIHPEHIEPMREYFLTRVLSFLQPLWLRKKKPEEVFLENNQLYIVVSLSEETSPDLLQYALVNIPSATLPRFMELPALDNVHYIAMLDDVVRQHIGFLFPGYTVNGCYSIKITRDAETDMNELAHDILEQVETMIVKRELGIPTRFLFDAAMPLALQKLLAVYFHILPEEMVEGGRYHNLKDLVDLPMPVKSPAFSYPKQASVQVPSLESAPRLLEEVLKRDVLLHAPYQRYDYILRFFNEAAVDPSVQEIYITLYRIASSSQIANALISAAHNGKQVTVFVELKARFDEANNIRWAKKMKAAGVKIIYSIPGLKVHAKIALVKRRRGYQWDYVGLMATGNFNESTARFYTDHVLMTAHAGITQELELLFLYLQAREQPAKYNYLTFQHLLVAQFNMMARFKQLIDREIENARCGKPAKITIKLNNLQEKDMIASLYAASQEGVQVDLIARSICCLVPDQPESSNIKVRRIVDRYLEHARIFIFHNNGNEEIYMGSADWMNRNLHRRIEVVFPVYDAGLKAQLKEIIRLQLADNTNAVRLDENIRNIEITPAVGEAPVNAQSSIYRYIQSL; this is encoded by the coding sequence ATGAATGTTCCTTTATACGACCGCGATCTTAGCTGGTTGTCATTTAATTACCGGGTACTGTCTATGGCCAGAAATGAGGATGTTCCTTTGTATGAAAGGATAAAGTTCCTCTCCATCTTTTCTTCCAACCTTGACGAGTTCGTACGTGTACGCATGCCGGCCATACTGGCGGTGAATAAAGTTCTGGATAATAATCCTGCTGCCGCAGGTGAAGAGATCATCTCTCAGGACACCCTGCCCGCCATACAGGCAGAGATCAATAGTCAGCTGAAGGAATTCGGTCAGATCCTTACAAAGCAGTTACTACCTGCATTACGCAGTCATAATATCCACCTTTACTATAACGAACCTATCCATCCGGAACATATTGAGCCGATGCGGGAGTACTTCCTGACAAGGGTGCTTAGCTTCCTGCAGCCATTATGGTTACGGAAGAAAAAACCGGAAGAAGTGTTCCTGGAGAACAACCAGCTGTATATCGTAGTGTCTTTGTCTGAAGAGACGTCGCCAGACTTACTGCAATACGCACTGGTGAATATTCCGAGTGCCACACTGCCCCGCTTTATGGAGCTGCCGGCCCTGGACAATGTTCACTACATTGCCATGCTGGATGATGTAGTGCGTCAGCACATCGGGTTCCTGTTTCCTGGATACACCGTGAACGGATGCTACAGTATCAAGATCACCAGGGATGCCGAAACAGACATGAATGAGCTGGCACACGACATCCTGGAACAGGTAGAGACGATGATCGTAAAACGTGAGCTGGGTATACCTACCCGTTTCCTGTTTGACGCAGCCATGCCGCTTGCCCTGCAGAAGCTACTGGCGGTCTACTTCCATATACTACCGGAGGAAATGGTAGAAGGAGGCAGGTACCACAACCTGAAAGACCTGGTTGACCTGCCTATGCCGGTGAAATCTCCGGCATTCAGTTATCCGAAGCAGGCTTCAGTACAGGTGCCTTCTCTGGAAAGCGCTCCTCGATTGCTGGAAGAGGTACTAAAAAGGGATGTGCTCTTACATGCCCCTTACCAGCGGTATGACTATATCCTGCGTTTCTTCAATGAAGCAGCCGTAGATCCTTCCGTTCAGGAGATCTATATTACCCTTTACCGTATTGCCTCCAGCTCCCAGATAGCAAATGCGCTGATCAGCGCTGCGCACAATGGTAAACAGGTGACGGTGTTTGTAGAACTGAAGGCCCGTTTTGATGAGGCTAATAATATTCGCTGGGCGAAGAAGATGAAAGCCGCCGGGGTAAAGATCATTTATAGTATACCTGGTCTGAAGGTACATGCGAAGATTGCCCTGGTAAAACGTCGCCGTGGTTACCAGTGGGATTATGTCGGTCTGATGGCGACGGGTAATTTCAACGAAAGCACTGCCCGTTTCTATACTGACCACGTGCTGATGACAGCGCATGCGGGTATTACTCAGGAACTGGAGCTACTTTTCCTCTATCTTCAGGCCAGGGAGCAACCGGCCAAATACAACTATCTGACGTTCCAGCATCTGCTGGTGGCACAGTTTAATATGATGGCCCGCTTCAAACAGCTTATTGATCGTGAGATAGAGAACGCTCGTTGTGGAAAGCCAGCTAAGATCACCATTAAACTGAACAACCTGCAGGAAAAGGACATGATAGCCAGCCTCTATGCTGCCAGTCAGGAAGGGGTGCAGGTAGATCTGATTGCCAGAAGTATTTGCTGTCTGGTGCCCGATCAGCCGGAAAGCAGTAATATTAAAGTACGCCGGATCGTAGACCGCTACCTGGAACATGCCAGGATCTTTATCTTCCATAATAATGGGAATGAGGAGATCTATATGGGGTCGGCCGACTGGATGAACCGTAACCTGCATAGGCGTATAGAGGTAGTATTCCCGGTGTACGACGCGGGACTCAAGGCGCAGCTGAAGGAAATTATCCGTTTACAGCTGGCAGATAATACCAATGCGGTGAGACTTGATGAGAATATCCGTAATATTGAAATCACACCGGCAGTGGGAGAAGCGCCTGTGAATGCGCAGTCTTCTATTTACCGGTATATACAATCACTATAA
- a CDS encoding thioredoxin family protein, producing the protein MRKYLWLPVVLLMLQARMAHAQEKPHLDLEHIYDPAADAAADLAKAQKQAAAEKKHILIEVGGNWCIWCKRFYKMLHEDEALMAQAEKNYVIYYLNYSKENKNLPILKQLGYPQRFGFPVLLVLDANGNRLHTQNTGLLESADNYDKKKVAEMLKQWSPDALNPAYYTTQ; encoded by the coding sequence ATGCGTAAGTATCTCTGGCTTCCTGTTGTGTTGTTAATGCTGCAAGCGCGCATGGCACACGCGCAGGAAAAGCCACATCTGGACCTTGAACATATTTATGATCCTGCTGCGGATGCCGCGGCTGATCTGGCAAAGGCGCAAAAACAGGCCGCTGCTGAAAAAAAGCATATTCTTATAGAGGTGGGTGGTAACTGGTGTATATGGTGTAAACGCTTCTATAAAATGCTGCATGAAGATGAGGCTTTAATGGCTCAGGCAGAAAAGAACTATGTGATCTACTATCTGAACTATAGTAAGGAGAATAAGAATCTGCCGATATTGAAGCAACTGGGTTATCCACAGCGTTTCGGTTTCCCTGTTCTGCTGGTACTGGATGCAAATGGCAATAGGTTGCATACCCAGAATACGGGGCTGCTGGAATCCGCAGATAACTATGATAAGAAGAAGGTGGCTGAAATGCTGAAGCAATGGTCGCCCGACGCGCTCAACCCGGCTTATTACACTACTCAATAA
- a CDS encoding DUF4442 domain-containing protein: MEQVLFPQEAQAFMRFAGHPLKFSLYLLWKLPIAWLAGVRLKQLTPASCVIVVPFKWLSQNPFRSTYFACLGMAAEMSTGLPAMMYVRGAAPRKVSMLVTGMEASFVKKATGKTWFTCEEGTRIRDAIARTAASGEPETITVNSIGKSHDGTVIASFAITWSFKGKA, encoded by the coding sequence ATGGAACAGGTGCTTTTTCCACAGGAAGCGCAGGCATTTATGCGTTTTGCCGGTCATCCGCTGAAGTTCTCATTGTATCTTTTATGGAAATTGCCCATTGCCTGGCTGGCCGGTGTCAGATTAAAACAACTGACACCGGCCAGTTGTGTGATAGTCGTACCCTTTAAATGGCTGTCACAGAACCCATTTCGTTCCACCTACTTTGCCTGTCTGGGCATGGCGGCCGAAATGAGCACAGGCCTTCCGGCCATGATGTATGTAAGAGGGGCGGCACCCAGAAAAGTTTCTATGCTAGTCACAGGTATGGAGGCCAGTTTCGTGAAGAAAGCAACCGGCAAGACCTGGTTTACCTGCGAGGAGGGTACCCGCATACGGGATGCCATAGCACGTACTGCCGCCAGCGGTGAACCTGAGACCATAACGGTGAACAGTATAGGCAAAAGCCACGATGGCACAGTAATTGCCTCGTTTGCCATTACCTGGTCCTTTAAAGGGAAGGCGTAA
- a CDS encoding MBL fold metallo-hydrolase RNA specificity domain-containing protein, with protein MKIAFHGAARTVTGSKHLVSLKNGKKILLDCGMFQGMGRETDAMNEDFGFDAASVTHMILSHAHIDHSGLIPLLVKKGFKGTIYCTPATRDLTEILLLDSAKIQEDDAKFTNKKMRKEGKPEITPLYTIDDAKRAIVALKKVSYNTWFRVDDDVEVYFTDAGHIIGSASVHLRVTENGKTSQISFSGDVGRYNDAILRSPDVFPQADYILLESTYGSSLHAEAVPSDDLLIKYIHDTCKVRNGKLIIPAFSVGRTQELLYALNRAQLDGKLPKVDIFVDSPLSREATDVVRHHPETFNKTVKKLLEIDDDPFDFPGLHYIQTVDESKALNFREAPCVIISASGMAEAGRVKHHIANNINDSRNTILIVGYCEPQSLGGRLMRGAKEVSIYGTRYEVRAEVGVIRSMSAHGDYEDLSQWLSCQDPQYVKKLFLVHGEYEVQTIFRNWLLKKGFQDIEIPERHSEVGLG; from the coding sequence ATGAAAATTGCGTTTCACGGAGCCGCACGTACGGTTACCGGATCAAAGCACCTCGTATCACTTAAGAATGGCAAAAAGATCCTGTTGGATTGCGGTATGTTCCAGGGGATGGGACGTGAGACCGATGCCATGAACGAAGATTTTGGATTTGATGCGGCCAGTGTCACACACATGATCCTGTCGCATGCACATATAGATCACTCAGGGCTGATCCCTTTGCTGGTAAAGAAAGGATTTAAGGGAACGATCTATTGTACCCCGGCTACCAGAGACCTGACAGAGATCTTGCTGCTGGACTCGGCCAAGATCCAGGAAGATGATGCAAAGTTCACCAATAAGAAAATGCGTAAGGAGGGAAAACCTGAGATAACGCCACTTTATACCATTGATGATGCAAAACGGGCGATCGTTGCACTTAAAAAAGTCAGCTACAATACCTGGTTCCGCGTGGACGATGATGTAGAAGTGTATTTTACTGACGCCGGACATATTATTGGCAGTGCTTCGGTACATCTGCGTGTTACCGAGAATGGCAAGACTTCGCAGATCTCCTTCAGTGGGGACGTTGGCCGGTATAACGACGCCATACTCCGCTCTCCGGATGTTTTCCCACAGGCAGATTATATCCTGCTGGAATCTACGTACGGGAGCAGTCTGCACGCTGAGGCAGTGCCTTCTGACGATCTGCTGATAAAATACATACACGATACCTGTAAGGTGAGGAATGGAAAGCTGATCATTCCGGCTTTCAGTGTAGGCCGCACGCAGGAGTTGTTATATGCGCTGAACAGGGCGCAGCTGGATGGCAAGCTCCCGAAGGTGGATATCTTTGTGGATAGTCCACTGTCTAGAGAGGCGACGGATGTGGTGAGACACCATCCGGAGACATTTAATAAGACGGTGAAGAAGTTGCTGGAAATAGATGATGATCCGTTTGACTTCCCCGGTTTGCATTATATCCAGACCGTCGATGAGTCGAAGGCGCTGAACTTCCGGGAAGCTCCCTGTGTGATCATCTCTGCTTCAGGGATGGCGGAAGCTGGGAGGGTGAAACACCATATCGCCAATAATATCAACGACAGCAGGAACACGATCCTGATCGTAGGATATTGTGAGCCGCAGTCACTCGGGGGCCGGCTGATGAGAGGAGCGAAGGAAGTCTCCATATACGGAACAAGATACGAGGTGAGGGCTGAAGTAGGCGTGATCCGTTCAATGAGCGCACATGGCGACTATGAGGACCTGAGTCAGTGGTTGTCGTGCCAGGACCCGCAATATGTGAAGAAGTTGTTCCTGGTGCATGGGGAATATGAGGTGCAGACCATTTTCCGTAACTGGTTGCTGAAGAAAGGGTTCCAGGACATTGAGATACCAGAACGTCATTCGGAAGTAGGACTGGGATAG